From a region of the Nothobranchius furzeri strain GRZ-AD chromosome 12, NfurGRZ-RIMD1, whole genome shotgun sequence genome:
- the si:dkeyp-69e1.8 gene encoding GTPase IMAP family member 7, whose translation MSAWAQPSELRLVVLGPKRAANRAVVCSILGLEDTQQGTNAHECSKHRGEAAGRQVLVISSPAWFSSACSPEERRKQLSSLVALSTPGPHAFLLCVSVNQPAEDETKALEALTKLFGPSAVSRNTVVLFTHTEELGEDEQLEEYLVTWRKDLLALVARCGDRYHTLESRGGEPEEKRAVEELLEKVEQALKESETPHLSCQLYQEAEDRVRARQVEMVRQRRGEEHESPTDPEVTEEEMEAVREEAERSVGDFNLDTEGIFSLSSMPPPCHPPSLLGGLWGKLTAWIRWLPSLVRREALLGALVGLFVGGPFGGMVGATVGSVATEVGKRKAHKAK comes from the exons ATGTCAGCCTGGGCCCAACCGTCCG AGCTGAGGCTGGTGGTTCTGGGCCCGAAACGGGCAGCAAACCGAGCCGTTGTCTGCTCCATCCTGGGCCTGGAAGACACTCAGCAGGGCACAAATGCCCACGAGTGCAGTAAAcacagaggagaggctgctggCAGGCAG GTCCTAGTCATTTCCAGTCCAGCCTGGTTCAGCTCAGCCTGCTCcccggaggagaggaggaaacagCTGTCATCCCTCGTCGCTCTGTCCACCCCTGGACCCCACGCCTTCCTGCTCTGTGTCTCCGTGAACCAGCCAGCTGAGGATGAAACCAAAGCACTCGAAGCCCTGACGAAGCTCTTCGGCCCCTCGGCGGTCAGCAGAAACACCGTTGTCCTCTTCACACACACCGAGGAGCTCGGGGAGGATGAACAGCTGGAGGAGTACCTCGTCACCTGGCGCAAAGACCTCCTAGCGCTGGTAGCTAGATGTGGAGACCGCTACCACACGCTGGAGAGTCGTGGTGGAGAACCCGAGGAGAAGAGAGCTGtggaggagctgctggagaaggTGGAGCAGGCGCTGAAGGAGAGCGAGACTCCGCACCTCAGCTGCCAGCTGTACCAGGAGGCTGAGGATCGGGTGAGGGCGAGGCAGGTGGAGATGGTGAGGCAGAGGAGGGGGGAGGAGCACGAATCCCCCACAGACCCGGAAGTGACGGAGGAAGAAATGGAAGCAGTGCGCGAGGAGGCGGAGAGGAGCGTTGGGGATTTTAATCTAGATACCGAAGGAATTTTCTCCCTTTCCAGCATGCCTCCACCTTGTCACCCCCCCTCTCTTCTCGGGGGATTGTGGGGAAAGCTGACGGCTTGGATCAGGTGGCTGCCCTCTCTGGTGAGAAGGGAGGCCCTGCTGGGGGCCTTGGTGGGCCTGTTTGTAGGGGGGCCGTTCGGTGGGATGGTTGGGGCCACTGTGGGTTCTGTAGCTACTGAGGTGGGCAAAAGAAAAGCACACAAGGCCAAATGA